Proteins from a genomic interval of Clostridium cochlearium:
- a CDS encoding RNA polymerase sigma factor, with product MEEKKLIKDLKGGKEEAYYKLVNIYGNKLLRTCFLMLKDEKEAEDIVQDTFIKVFKYINGFKGNSSLYTWVYKIAQNIIKDKCKNDISTIPYEDYYTSEDNIEEIIINNNNKRILKEKLKEMGFIYKQVLVLFYFNDFSIKEISEILDEKEGTIKSKLSRGRKLLKTSLLEGGKLNEL from the coding sequence TTGGAAGAAAAGAAATTAATAAAGGATCTAAAAGGTGGAAAAGAAGAAGCATACTATAAATTAGTTAATATATATGGGAATAAACTTCTTAGAACTTGCTTTCTTATGTTGAAAGATGAAAAAGAAGCTGAAGATATAGTTCAAGACACATTTATAAAAGTGTTTAAATATATTAATGGTTTTAAAGGAAATAGTTCCTTGTATACTTGGGTATATAAAATAGCCCAAAATATTATAAAAGATAAATGTAAAAATGATATTTCTACTATACCCTATGAAGATTACTATACTAGTGAAGATAACATAGAAGAAATTATAATAAACAATAATAATAAAAGAATTTTAAAAGAAAAATTAAAGGAAATGGGTTTTATATATAAACAGGTTTTAGTGCTATTTTATTTTAATGATTTTAGTATAAAAGAGATTAGTGAAATTTTAGATGAAAAGGAAGGCACTATAAAGAGTAAGCTTTCTAGGGGAAGAAAACTATTAAAAACATCTCTATTAGAAGGAGGAAAATTAAATGAATTATAA